A DNA window from Geovibrio ferrireducens contains the following coding sequences:
- a CDS encoding CheR family methyltransferase — MFVVTLEDYKDLTAFIYKKSGINFEDKKRYFINKRLEKRLSSLGIESARDYIRFLKFKDREGEEFQELMNLLTVNETYFFREFSTLEVFAEFCLQEIAEKKEKDKDDTIRIWSAGCSTGEEPYTLAIIVRELLDRHENWNVEILASDIDLNALEKAKSARYDDRSVKDVPEEYYSKYFNYVDGCHIPIKPVRDMVRFEHINLNDKMQMRRQRGFDFIFCRNVLIYFDEISRKQVVDHYYIALNRGGYIFLGHSESVGRITTAFSIKRYGRNVVYYKG, encoded by the coding sequence ATGTTCGTTGTTACCCTGGAGGATTACAAAGATTTAACGGCTTTTATCTACAAGAAGTCCGGCATAAATTTTGAGGATAAGAAGCGCTATTTCATTAATAAAAGGCTTGAAAAAAGGCTTTCCTCCCTCGGTATAGAATCTGCGAGGGATTATATACGCTTTCTCAAATTCAAAGACCGTGAAGGGGAGGAGTTTCAGGAGCTGATGAACCTTCTCACCGTGAATGAGACTTACTTTTTCCGGGAATTTTCCACACTGGAGGTCTTTGCCGAATTCTGCCTTCAGGAGATAGCGGAGAAAAAGGAGAAGGATAAAGACGACACCATACGCATATGGTCTGCCGGGTGCTCCACAGGCGAGGAGCCTTACACTCTGGCGATCATAGTGCGCGAACTTCTGGACAGGCATGAAAACTGGAACGTGGAGATACTCGCTTCGGACATTGACCTTAATGCTCTGGAAAAGGCGAAAAGTGCCCGCTATGACGACAGAAGCGTGAAGGATGTGCCGGAGGAGTACTACTCAAAGTACTTCAATTACGTTGACGGCTGCCACATTCCCATAAAACCCGTGCGGGATATGGTTCGCTTTGAGCATATAAACCTTAACGATAAAATGCAGATGAGACGGCAGAGAGGCTTTGACTTCATCTTCTGCCGGAACGTGCTTATATATTTTGATGAGATCTCAAGAAAGCAGGTTGTTGATCACTACTACATAGCCCTCAACAGGGGCGGCTACATCTTTCTTGGCCACAGCGAATCAGTCGGCCGCATAACAACAGCTTTCTCCATCAAGCGGTACGGCAGAAATGTCGTTTATTACAAGGGGTGA
- a CDS encoding STAS domain-containing protein — translation MDIKPLKSKVRIIFPEECENFMADEALEALKGADLYSRPAAEIDLSAVRTMDTTFVNILVSLLNTLKEKGIKYEITGKSSEVSRVIGLYGLVI, via the coding sequence ATGGATATAAAGCCTCTTAAATCAAAAGTCAGAATCATTTTTCCCGAAGAGTGCGAAAATTTCATGGCTGATGAAGCACTGGAGGCGCTCAAAGGGGCGGATCTGTATTCCAGACCCGCTGCGGAGATTGACCTTTCCGCTGTGCGCACGATGGACACAACTTTTGTAAATATACTCGTCTCTCTCCTGAACACATTGAAAGAGAAGGGAATAAAATACGAAATAACAGGAAAAAGCAGTGAAGTCTCAAGGGTCATCGGGCTTTACGGGCTGGTTATATGA
- a CDS encoding HEAT repeat domain-containing protein, with translation MDIQSIKASLLNEDETERLYAVEDVISLRADELIPELIAALRKEESRMVKELIVEGLKLLDVSPHFASVAKFFESTDAFIRNCAIEIFGSKGEDAVPYLTSIMDHSDKEVRKLILDSLVATGSKYCIPALRAALRDKAPNVQITAVEYLGKINDEESLNDILEIFETSNEPMLRISCIETFTHLAKRSVVDTVLDILGGVNMDSFYKPSVFRMVAECGSREHLPFLLGFLNNRNTLFFNEISGSILKIMIRDNVDVLPYEYEKYVINGVKNQNLDSDNRITFMGIAYRLCIKDKEEIFEEFAGEDDMNVMLAALDKLAGLNREKTLKIIERRLKVAEGDSKEELLSLRALIAKQ, from the coding sequence ATGGATATTCAGAGCATAAAAGCCTCTCTTTTGAATGAAGATGAAACCGAAAGGCTGTATGCCGTGGAGGATGTGATAAGCCTGCGCGCAGATGAGCTTATCCCTGAACTTATAGCTGCACTCCGGAAGGAGGAGAGCCGCATGGTGAAGGAACTCATAGTGGAGGGGCTGAAACTTCTTGATGTTTCACCGCATTTTGCTTCCGTGGCCAAGTTTTTCGAATCCACAGATGCTTTCATAAGAAACTGCGCAATAGAAATCTTCGGCTCAAAGGGTGAGGATGCTGTGCCTTACCTGACATCTATTATGGATCACTCCGACAAAGAGGTGCGTAAGCTCATTCTGGACAGCCTTGTTGCCACCGGCTCCAAATACTGTATTCCCGCCCTGCGTGCGGCTCTGAGGGATAAAGCGCCTAATGTGCAGATAACCGCAGTGGAGTACCTCGGCAAGATAAATGACGAGGAATCCCTGAACGATATACTGGAAATTTTTGAAACATCGAATGAGCCCATGCTCCGCATATCCTGCATAGAGACTTTCACCCACCTCGCCAAACGCAGCGTGGTGGATACGGTGCTCGATATACTCGGCGGTGTGAATATGGACAGCTTTTATAAGCCGTCTGTATTCCGGATGGTCGCCGAATGCGGCTCCAGAGAGCATCTGCCTTTTCTGCTCGGTTTTCTTAACAACAGGAATACCCTTTTCTTTAATGAAATATCGGGCTCAATACTTAAGATAATGATACGGGACAATGTTGATGTGCTCCCTTACGAATATGAAAAATACGTTATCAACGGAGTCAAAAACCAGAACCTTGATTCCGACAACCGCATAACCTTTATGGGCATTGCCTACAGGCTCTGTATCAAGGACAAGGAAGAGATCTTTGAAGAGTTCGCCGGTGAGGATGATATGAATGTGATGCTTGCCGCGCTGGACAAGCTGGCCGGACTCAACAGGGAAAAAACGCTTAAAATAATTGAACGCAGGCTTAAGGTTGCTGAAGGTGATTCCAAGGAAGAGCTTCTCAGCCTCAGGGCGCTGATAGCGAAGCAGTAG
- a CDS encoding response regulator produces MKRILIVDDAITMRQLVAATLKSAGYEVVDARDGKDALTKLENDRFNLIISDLNMPNMDGITLIKEVKNLAKHKFTPIIMLTTESQAEKKEEGRKAGAKAWVVKPFKPADLLAVVKKIVP; encoded by the coding sequence GTGAAGAGAATACTGATAGTCGATGATGCCATAACCATGAGGCAGCTTGTCGCCGCCACGCTGAAATCCGCGGGCTATGAAGTGGTTGATGCCCGCGACGGCAAAGACGCACTCACAAAGCTTGAGAATGACAGGTTTAACCTGATCATCTCCGACCTTAACATGCCCAATATGGACGGCATAACCCTTATTAAGGAAGTGAAGAATCTGGCGAAGCACAAGTTTACGCCGATCATCATGCTCACTACGGAATCTCAGGCGGAGAAGAAGGAAGAGGGGAGAAAAGCAGGCGCCAAGGCATGGGTTGTGAAGCCTTTTAAACCTGCGGATCTGCTTGCCGTTGTTAAAAAAATAGTGCCCTGA